Proteins encoded by one window of Tunturibacter psychrotolerans:
- a CDS encoding TonB-dependent receptor — MLRNISVHASILFVLLFLPLSLSHLTAQTDSGIVSGLAVDQSGALVSDATVTLTNTGTNAERTVTTNHSGEYTFPPVAAGIYTVRADAPGFQRFEARVEVTVGGHATVPIKFALSGSQQTVTVIDQGGTTVNTQTQEVSQIVSSVQVSELPSLTRNPYDFVSISGNISSGDKVAQSGATKTTGDQNDTTRGVGYSLNGQRSSGTEILLDGVENVDSYVTGPEVTVPIDAVQEYRITTSNFEPQYGRASGGVVSVVTKSGTNRFHGGAWEFNRLAAYTANTVQNAQSGVPKGGYTRNQFGYDVGGPILKDRLFFFQSTEWVRVRSSANQISLVPTPQFLAASDSATQAFFAQYGSPAPAFTQTLSKDNVVASGVTPTPGGPFDLLPGNTPVLGIAPFASPTNAGGGDPQNTYYLIGRVDFNATPRTQMYGRYVFYNELDETGAMFSSPYSQYNVGASERDNAALFGLTHEFSGSLVSSTKLSFTRHTLSQPFDTSQQNAPTLFLYNNATIGGNLVQFPGFYSQFEGTGGLPSGGPQNTVQISQDIDWTKGQHSFKAGTQLLYIQNNITYGAYAQAVEGIGTSAPTGLDNFLNGTLSIFEGAVDPQGALPCVRNYATGNLIQTPQCQITLPASQPNFARSDRFKDWAVYAQDAWKLTPRFTLNYGVRYEYYGIQHNNKQDLDANFYYGPGASLQAQIRSGQVFTVPDSPIGKLWNPQYGTVGPRVGFAYDINGNGKTSLRGGYGVAYERNFGNITFNVIQNPPNYAVVQITTPSPITTNNAGPIGGSSGTVPLPPTSLRNVDENIRTAATQFYSLTVERQLANNVVASIAYVGSRGTHLYDVKGYNMLGAGNVYLGDPVQDASGNFIYSRLNNQYGSINNRGSAGDSYYNGLNIGFQMTDLERTGLIITANYTVAHSTDNLSSTFSESNSSVNGIGNLGYLDPFNPGLDHGASDFDIRQRFVLAPIYRTQWFKDSHSFAGRLLGGYEVTGIYTVRTGTPFSVSDSSNSLNRSAGVGIPRYTPGTTISNYSFTKAIDKNASGANLYDLVSLPAAVSYGNQALGGISDFGPYPAAMTHRNAFSGPGAWNFDLAASKNIPVREGIEVELRAEGFDIFNHHNLYITESNNDVANYGYDGATIPIQAKKGGVNGGANDERRFGQFALKIKF; from the coding sequence ATGTTGAGAAATATCTCAGTTCACGCATCGATTCTTTTCGTTCTGCTTTTTCTGCCTCTTTCTCTAAGTCATCTAACTGCACAGACCGATTCCGGCATTGTGTCGGGGTTAGCGGTCGATCAAAGCGGAGCCCTCGTCTCCGATGCGACGGTAACGCTCACCAACACGGGGACAAACGCTGAACGAACGGTAACTACAAATCACAGCGGCGAGTACACGTTTCCCCCTGTCGCGGCCGGTATCTATACGGTGAGGGCGGATGCTCCAGGCTTTCAGCGGTTCGAGGCGCGAGTCGAGGTCACGGTTGGTGGGCATGCAACGGTTCCGATAAAGTTTGCGCTTAGTGGCTCGCAACAGACTGTTACCGTAATTGACCAGGGCGGAACGACCGTCAATACGCAGACTCAAGAGGTGTCGCAGATCGTGAGTAGCGTTCAGGTCTCAGAGCTGCCAAGCCTTACTCGCAATCCTTATGATTTTGTCTCAATCTCGGGCAACATCAGTTCCGGAGATAAGGTAGCGCAGAGTGGTGCGACAAAGACCACCGGCGACCAGAATGACACGACGCGCGGCGTTGGATATTCGCTGAACGGCCAACGGTCGAGTGGGACAGAGATCCTGTTGGATGGGGTTGAGAATGTTGATTCGTACGTGACCGGCCCCGAAGTGACAGTACCGATCGATGCGGTGCAAGAGTATCGCATTACCACCAGCAACTTTGAGCCACAGTACGGACGCGCGTCAGGCGGAGTCGTCAGTGTTGTTACCAAATCGGGGACGAATCGATTTCATGGGGGTGCGTGGGAGTTCAATCGCCTCGCAGCCTATACGGCCAATACCGTTCAGAATGCGCAGAGTGGTGTGCCGAAGGGCGGCTACACGCGCAACCAGTTCGGCTACGATGTCGGCGGACCGATATTGAAAGATCGGCTGTTCTTCTTCCAAAGTACTGAGTGGGTGAGGGTGCGTAGCTCGGCTAATCAAATCTCGCTGGTGCCGACGCCACAATTTCTGGCGGCATCCGATTCGGCAACGCAGGCCTTCTTTGCGCAATACGGCTCTCCGGCTCCTGCTTTTACCCAGACTTTGAGCAAGGACAACGTTGTGGCCTCGGGCGTAACTCCAACTCCGGGTGGCCCCTTCGATCTTTTGCCTGGAAATACGCCGGTACTCGGAATAGCTCCGTTCGCTTCGCCCACCAATGCCGGAGGAGGCGATCCGCAGAACACGTATTACTTGATTGGCCGTGTAGATTTCAATGCGACCCCAAGAACTCAGATGTACGGGCGGTATGTGTTTTACAACGAGCTTGATGAGACAGGCGCGATGTTCAGTTCGCCATACTCGCAATATAACGTTGGCGCTTCCGAGCGGGATAACGCCGCTCTCTTTGGGCTGACCCATGAGTTTTCCGGCTCCCTTGTGTCGAGCACGAAGTTGAGCTTTACTCGGCACACGTTAAGTCAGCCGTTCGATACGTCGCAGCAAAACGCCCCTACCCTGTTTCTTTATAACAATGCGACGATTGGCGGAAATCTAGTGCAGTTTCCTGGTTTCTACAGTCAGTTTGAAGGAACGGGAGGACTTCCATCCGGAGGGCCACAGAATACTGTTCAGATCAGCCAGGACATTGATTGGACGAAGGGTCAACACTCGTTCAAGGCCGGTACTCAATTGCTCTATATACAGAACAACATCACCTATGGCGCCTATGCGCAGGCAGTCGAGGGGATCGGGACCAGCGCGCCAACGGGCCTGGATAACTTTTTGAACGGTACGCTCTCGATTTTTGAGGGTGCCGTTGACCCACAAGGAGCGCTGCCTTGCGTACGAAACTATGCGACTGGCAATCTGATTCAGACGCCGCAATGCCAGATCACTCTACCCGCATCACAGCCGAACTTTGCCCGGAGCGACCGGTTCAAGGATTGGGCGGTGTACGCGCAGGATGCGTGGAAACTCACTCCGCGCTTCACGCTCAACTATGGCGTGCGCTACGAGTACTACGGGATTCAACACAACAACAAGCAGGACCTCGATGCAAACTTCTATTACGGGCCAGGCGCATCGCTTCAAGCGCAGATTCGCAGTGGTCAGGTGTTCACGGTTCCGGATAGTCCCATTGGTAAATTGTGGAATCCGCAGTACGGCACTGTTGGACCTCGTGTCGGCTTTGCGTACGACATCAATGGCAATGGCAAGACAAGTCTTCGTGGCGGATACGGCGTAGCTTACGAGAGAAACTTTGGAAATATAACGTTCAATGTGATCCAGAACCCGCCCAACTACGCCGTGGTTCAGATCACTACACCGTCGCCGATAACGACAAACAACGCCGGTCCCATTGGCGGCTCGAGTGGAACGGTTCCGCTTCCTCCAACCAGCTTGAGAAATGTAGATGAGAATATTCGAACGGCGGCGACGCAGTTCTATAGCCTGACGGTAGAAAGGCAGCTTGCGAATAACGTCGTTGCATCCATCGCTTACGTCGGTTCACGGGGGACACATCTTTACGACGTTAAGGGCTACAACATGCTTGGCGCCGGTAACGTCTATCTCGGCGACCCCGTGCAGGATGCCAGCGGCAACTTCATTTACTCGCGGCTTAACAACCAATATGGATCGATCAACAACCGTGGCAGCGCGGGGGATTCTTACTACAACGGCTTGAACATCGGCTTTCAAATGACAGATCTCGAGCGCACGGGGCTCATTATCACAGCGAACTATACAGTCGCGCACTCGACTGACAATTTGAGCTCGACATTCTCTGAGAGCAATAGCTCGGTCAACGGCATTGGCAACCTTGGCTATCTCGATCCGTTCAATCCTGGGCTGGACCATGGGGCATCGGACTTCGACATTCGGCAGCGATTCGTTCTTGCACCGATTTACAGGACCCAGTGGTTTAAAGATAGTCACTCCTTTGCCGGGAGACTGCTGGGAGGATACGAGGTCACGGGTATTTACACTGTCCGCACTGGCACGCCATTCTCGGTCTCAGATAGCAGCAACTCGCTGAATCGCAGCGCCGGGGTGGGTATACCTCGCTATACGCCGGGCACAACCATCTCGAACTATAGTTTCACTAAGGCGATAGATAAGAATGCTTCCGGTGCGAACCTATACGACCTTGTCTCTTTACCGGCAGCGGTAAGTTACGGAAATCAGGCTTTGGGTGGGATATCTGACTTCGGGCCATATCCTGCTGCGATGACTCATCGGAACGCGTTCTCCGGGCCTGGTGCGTGGAACTTCGATCTTGCGGCAAGTAAAAACATTCCGGTCAGAGAAGGTATCGAGGTTGAGTTGAGAGCAGAAGGCTTTGATATCTTCAACCACCATAACCTTTACATTACTGAGTCCAATAACGACGTTGCCAATTACGGCTACGATGGAGCAACCATCCCTATCCAGGCAAAGAAAGGTGGCGTCAATGGCGGCGCGAACGATGAACGTCGCTTTGGTCAGTTTGCTCTGAAGATTAAGTTCTAA
- a CDS encoding sensor histidine kinase — protein sequence MIWVVCFPRLPLNRPHMTYWPRLAFHLDAEFVDNLVVFWCAIALFRGIGYYQKFREKEATAAQLAVQLAQAQIAALRMQLNPHFLFNTMNSISSLMRTDVAAADTMLEQLGSLLRITLERGEVQFIRLNDEMEFVEMYLAMQERRFTGRVHQQLWVHPELHDALVPAMILQPLIENAYTHGLSRLDRNGLLHIEATREDSRLTLSVLNNGAGLNSNSSKPSEGQGVGLANIKSRLQLHYGDQHTFRIREVARDQVEVTITLPLQFSVSPAETLTRFGA from the coding sequence ATGATCTGGGTAGTTTGCTTTCCGCGTCTTCCGCTCAACCGCCCGCACATGACCTATTGGCCCAGGCTGGCGTTTCATTTGGATGCGGAGTTCGTCGACAACTTGGTCGTCTTCTGGTGTGCAATCGCCTTGTTTCGCGGCATAGGGTACTACCAGAAATTCCGTGAAAAAGAGGCTACGGCCGCTCAATTGGCCGTGCAACTGGCCCAAGCCCAGATCGCCGCACTCCGCATGCAATTGAATCCGCATTTTCTTTTCAACACTATGAACAGCATCTCCAGCCTCATGCGGACCGACGTCGCCGCCGCCGACACCATGCTGGAACAACTCGGCAGCCTCTTGCGTATCACCTTGGAGCGCGGCGAAGTGCAATTCATTCGTCTCAATGACGAAATGGAGTTTGTGGAGATGTATCTCGCGATGCAGGAGCGCAGATTCACGGGCCGTGTCCACCAGCAACTATGGGTACACCCTGAGTTGCACGATGCTCTTGTGCCTGCAATGATCCTCCAGCCGCTCATCGAGAACGCCTACACTCATGGCCTCTCCAGACTAGACCGCAATGGCCTCCTCCACATCGAGGCAACCCGCGAAGATTCGCGCCTGACACTGAGTGTTCTCAACAACGGCGCCGGTCTGAATTCCAATTCGTCTAAACCTTCAGAAGGTCAAGGCGTTGGGCTGGCCAACATTAAAAGCCGCCTCCAGTTGCACTACGGAGATCAACACACATTTCGCATACGCGAGGTCGCAAGAGATCAGGTCGAAGTAACCATAACCCTCCCACTACAGTTCTCTGTTAGCCCCGCAGAGACGCTGACAAGGTTTGGTGCATAA
- a CDS encoding LytR/AlgR family response regulator transcription factor encodes MIHAILADDEVLARQKLRQLLRDEPEIEIVGEGATASETIDLVRATGPELLFLDIRMPGMDGFDIIGKLSVGSDSVVPRIIFTTAYDGYALRAFEIHAVDYLLKPFTSERLHSAVQRACDEINLSKQNAGRSNGRTQSPPAYTTRIVFKSRGRILFLPVSDIRWIAAEENYARICTGAEKHLLRETMSHLEEKLDPQMFLRVHRSAIVNLQYLKEVRTEPGGEFTVVLVDGQKIAMSRSFHARISEWMAGS; translated from the coding sequence ATGATCCACGCTATCTTAGCCGACGATGAAGTCTTGGCCAGGCAGAAGCTGCGCCAGTTGCTTCGAGACGAGCCTGAGATCGAAATTGTCGGTGAAGGAGCAACAGCTTCCGAAACGATCGACTTGGTGCGTGCTACTGGACCGGAGTTACTTTTTCTCGATATTCGAATGCCTGGCATGGATGGCTTCGATATCATCGGCAAGCTCTCTGTCGGCAGCGACTCCGTAGTGCCTCGCATCATCTTCACCACCGCATACGACGGCTATGCGTTGCGTGCGTTCGAGATACACGCAGTCGACTATCTACTCAAGCCCTTCACGTCCGAGCGTTTGCATTCGGCAGTGCAACGTGCGTGTGATGAGATTAACCTCTCAAAGCAAAATGCCGGGCGAAGCAACGGCCGCACACAGAGTCCTCCCGCTTACACGACACGCATCGTCTTCAAATCTCGCGGTCGCATCCTGTTTCTTCCCGTCTCGGATATCCGTTGGATCGCAGCCGAAGAGAACTACGCGCGCATCTGCACAGGAGCTGAGAAGCACCTCCTGCGCGAGACGATGAGCCATCTCGAGGAGAAGCTCGATCCACAAATGTTCCTGCGTGTGCATCGTTCTGCCATCGTTAATTTGCAGTATCTAAAGGAAGTGAGGACCGAGCCCGGCGGGGAGTTTACGGTTGTGCTGGTGGATGGCCAAAAAATCGCGATGAGCCGCAGCTTTCACGCTCGCATTAGCGAATGGATGGCTGGCAGCTAA
- a CDS encoding tetratricopeptide repeat protein, with protein MVRITRTPLLISVKLVRALLLAAGVILLAGYVASAEGTDITQLKADAQKGYSSQQIELAAAYFTGNGVTQDAKQAAYWYQKAAEAGDPEAENEIGFFYQAGIGVPVDHARALHWYQLASASGLIRAKVNLGVVYVWGLGVAKDEELAMQFFREAASKGEGAAASYLGDLYYFGIGVKQDKAAAETWYKTGTQLHDPVAAYNLATLFSVDVDHPHDLRKAEALLRPSADAGYIPAIHSLGLLMVNHPEFATSPQQGPSLLETAANAGYWKSSVVLGALARDGKGVPADSKAAYLHFRTAVLQGGEPAMSLVRYDLAALTKKLGTPQVEALDSDANTWYRQHRTPLLFVYKDGDRRQRFPASALAVSTAGLHAGQLLYVPAS; from the coding sequence ATGGTTCGAATAACTCGCACCCCTCTCCTGATCTCCGTAAAACTCGTAAGAGCCCTGTTACTCGCTGCCGGCGTAATCCTACTTGCAGGTTACGTGGCTTCAGCCGAGGGAACAGATATCACTCAGCTAAAAGCAGATGCTCAAAAGGGATACTCCTCTCAACAAATTGAGTTGGCCGCGGCTTACTTTACAGGCAACGGAGTAACGCAGGATGCGAAGCAGGCCGCATACTGGTACCAAAAAGCTGCCGAAGCTGGAGATCCTGAGGCAGAAAATGAGATCGGCTTCTTCTATCAGGCTGGCATAGGTGTTCCGGTCGATCATGCTCGCGCCCTGCACTGGTACCAACTCGCCTCCGCCTCCGGCCTCATCAGAGCCAAAGTGAACCTCGGCGTAGTGTACGTATGGGGCCTCGGTGTCGCCAAAGATGAAGAGTTGGCCATGCAGTTCTTTCGAGAAGCGGCCAGCAAAGGAGAGGGAGCAGCTGCCAGTTATCTGGGCGACCTCTATTATTTCGGGATCGGCGTGAAGCAGGACAAAGCCGCCGCCGAAACCTGGTACAAAACCGGCACGCAACTGCACGATCCTGTCGCCGCCTACAACCTCGCCACACTCTTCTCGGTGGATGTCGACCATCCCCACGATCTACGCAAAGCTGAGGCTCTTTTGCGCCCATCCGCCGACGCTGGATATATTCCAGCGATCCACTCGCTCGGCTTGCTCATGGTCAACCATCCTGAGTTTGCAACCTCCCCACAGCAGGGACCATCCCTCCTTGAAACCGCTGCGAACGCAGGTTACTGGAAATCTTCAGTGGTACTAGGCGCCCTCGCACGAGACGGCAAAGGCGTCCCCGCAGACAGCAAAGCCGCCTACCTCCACTTCAGAACCGCCGTTCTTCAGGGTGGAGAGCCTGCGATGAGCCTGGTCAGATACGACCTCGCGGCACTTACAAAAAAGCTGGGCACGCCGCAGGTCGAAGCGCTCGACTCGGATGCAAATACCTGGTATCGGCAACACCGGACGCCTCTCCTCTTCGTCTATAAAGACGGCGACAGGCGGCAACGCTTTCCTGCATCGGCACTTGCAGTCTCAACGGCTGGTCTGCACGCTGGTCAATTGCTTTACGTACCAGCCTCCTGA